In Lacrimispora indolis DSM 755, a genomic segment contains:
- a CDS encoding ABC transporter ATP-binding protein, with the protein MSYLEIKNLQKRYTKDGPLIVNNMNLLIEKGEFIVFLGPSGCGKTTTIRMISGLEDISGGEILIDGESIVGKKPKDRGVSMIFQSYAIWPHMTVFDNIAYPLKLQKVPKEEIKERVTTAARATDIEGLLDRYPAQMSGGQRQRVAVSRAIVVKPKIFLMDEPLSNLDAKLRVSMRTELKNIHLQQNSTSIFVTHDQSEAMSLADRIVVMYKGNIEQIGTPMEVYQNSATKFVAEFIGTPPTNFFKTKIQKAEDGLVAANEHICYQVPDALVQALLPYAGKEVHMGVRPEYIDLSFSLEKTPGYMCDATIDFVEPQGSHAILITKIGGNEVKIHTTAYMEMAPKTKVALQVKEERVMFFDCQTTLRIR; encoded by the coding sequence ATGAGCTATTTGGAGATTAAAAATTTACAGAAGAGATATACAAAAGATGGTCCTCTGATTGTCAACAACATGAATTTGCTGATCGAGAAGGGCGAGTTTATTGTCTTTCTGGGCCCGTCAGGCTGCGGCAAGACCACTACAATCCGGATGATCTCAGGGCTTGAAGATATCAGCGGCGGCGAAATACTGATTGATGGGGAGAGCATTGTTGGAAAGAAGCCGAAGGACCGGGGCGTTTCAATGATTTTCCAGAGCTACGCCATCTGGCCCCATATGACAGTGTTTGACAATATTGCCTATCCCTTAAAGCTTCAGAAGGTGCCGAAAGAGGAAATCAAAGAGCGGGTGACCACGGCGGCCAGGGCAACCGATATTGAGGGCTTACTGGATCGCTATCCGGCACAGATGTCCGGCGGACAGAGACAGCGGGTGGCCGTATCCAGGGCGATTGTTGTGAAGCCGAAGATTTTCCTGATGGATGAACCTCTCTCTAACCTGGACGCAAAGCTCCGGGTATCCATGAGAACAGAGCTGAAAAACATTCACCTCCAGCAGAACTCCACCAGTATTTTCGTGACCCACGATCAGTCTGAGGCGATGAGCCTTGCTGACCGGATTGTGGTTATGTACAAAGGTAACATCGAGCAGATCGGAACCCCGATGGAGGTTTATCAAAACAGTGCCACAAAATTCGTGGCAGAGTTTATCGGAACCCCGCCGACCAACTTTTTTAAGACAAAGATACAGAAAGCAGAAGACGGGCTGGTGGCGGCAAATGAACATATCTGCTATCAGGTGCCGGACGCTCTTGTACAGGCGCTTTTACCCTACGCCGGAAAAGAAGTTCATATGGGTGTCAGGCCGGAATATATCGATTTATCGTTTTCACTGGAAAAAACACCGGGATATATGTGTGATGCCACGATAGATTTTGTGGAGCCGCAGGGATCCCATGCCATTTTGATTACAAAGATAGGCGGCAATGAAGTGAAAATTCATACCACGGCCTATATGGAGATGGCACCTAAGACAAAGGTGGCGCTGCAGGTGAAAGAAGAACGGGTCATGTTCTTTGACTGTCAGACAACACTGCGCATCAGATAA
- a CDS encoding carbohydrate ABC transporter permease, translating into MNENVSKQILEKPMLSKKSIPYFLLLPAFLFYAVFWLLPVLSGIKEVFTDFDGNFTLLGNFKLMAESDLISAAIFNTAAFAAVSVILQYFLALLLAVLLSRKFKGAKILMFVSMIPMAITPTAVAILWKTGLVRDGWINTVLMGLHLIEKPIVFMGAEGLSAVFLIILIDTWTVTPSVMIILIAGLQGMQRELKEAAYLFGANKWQIFKDIVIPILKPSITTSIIMRLIAAIQVWAIAVMVLGYSKVPFLVERVAFYVEAVPGVSTSQKLAFTLSFLTTIIVLCATVVYLKVSRGGKKEAAK; encoded by the coding sequence TTGAACGAAAATGTCAGCAAACAGATTTTGGAAAAACCCATGCTCAGCAAAAAAAGTATTCCCTACTTTCTCCTGTTGCCGGCCTTCCTTTTTTATGCAGTATTCTGGCTGCTGCCGGTACTTTCCGGTATAAAAGAAGTGTTTACCGATTTTGACGGCAACTTTACACTTCTGGGCAATTTTAAGCTGATGGCAGAGTCTGATTTGATCAGCGCTGCAATTTTTAACACTGCCGCATTTGCAGCGGTATCCGTGATCCTTCAATATTTTCTGGCCCTTCTTCTGGCAGTGCTGCTGTCGAGAAAGTTTAAAGGTGCCAAGATCCTGATGTTCGTTTCCATGATTCCAATGGCCATCACACCTACGGCGGTGGCGATTCTCTGGAAGACCGGACTTGTGAGGGACGGCTGGATCAACACGGTTTTAATGGGGCTGCATCTGATAGAGAAGCCGATTGTATTTATGGGTGCAGAAGGACTGTCCGCAGTTTTTTTAATCATTCTCATCGATACCTGGACAGTTACACCGTCCGTCATGATCATCCTGATTGCCGGCCTGCAGGGAATGCAGCGGGAGCTGAAAGAGGCAGCCTATCTGTTCGGCGCCAACAAATGGCAGATTTTTAAGGATATTGTTATCCCGATTTTAAAACCTTCGATCACAACATCCATTATTATGAGGCTGATTGCAGCTATCCAGGTCTGGGCTATTGCTGTGATGGTTCTGGGTTACAGCAAAGTGCCGTTTTTGGTGGAGCGTGTTGCTTTTTATGTGGAGGCGGTACCTGGGGTCAGCACAAGCCAAAAGCTTGCCTTTACCCTGTCCTTCCTGACAACCATTATCGTCCTGTGTGCAACCGTGGTCTATCTTAAGGTTTCCAGGGGCGGAAAGAAGGAGGCGGCGAAATAA
- a CDS encoding IS110 family transposase codes for MIYAGIDVSKDKHDCFITNSDGKILFKSFTIPNNREGFEVLYQKITSTTDDLTNVKVGLEATGHYSYNILGFLLDKGLTTFVINPLHTSLFRKSLSLRKTKTDKVDSHTIATMLMSDVNLKSYSDISYHNEELKSLTRYRFDKVRERAKLKTSVSRLVTILFPELEKLVPTLHMPSISALLSEFPGAFQIASAHLTRLTNLLYETSKGRYGRDNAILFRETARASIGSNMPVKSLELKHTLKLIGELDAEIDEIEQEIKRIMDELHSPILTIPGISYRMGAMILAEIGDFSRFDSPDKILAYAGLSPSTYQSGQLESSHSHMEKRGSRYLRYALFNAAKFVCKWDPVFAAYLAKKRAEGKHYNVAVSHAAKKLVRVIYRLEKSGQAYNKVS; via the coding sequence ATGATATACGCAGGGATTGATGTTTCCAAGGATAAGCATGATTGTTTTATCACCAACTCAGATGGGAAGATTCTCTTTAAATCCTTTACCATTCCCAACAACCGGGAAGGTTTTGAGGTCCTCTATCAGAAGATCACTTCCACTACAGATGATTTAACCAATGTAAAAGTAGGCCTTGAAGCCACTGGACACTACAGTTATAACATCTTGGGCTTTCTTCTTGATAAAGGTCTGACCACCTTTGTTATCAATCCGTTACATACCAGTCTTTTCAGAAAAAGTCTAAGCCTTAGAAAGACGAAAACGGATAAAGTTGATTCCCATACGATTGCTACAATGCTTATGTCTGATGTGAACTTAAAGTCCTACTCAGACATATCTTACCACAACGAGGAATTAAAGTCACTAACCCGTTACCGTTTTGATAAAGTCAGGGAGCGCGCCAAGCTTAAAACTTCTGTTTCCCGTCTGGTTACGATTCTTTTTCCTGAACTGGAAAAGCTGGTTCCCACTCTTCATATGCCTTCCATTTCCGCTTTACTAAGCGAATTCCCCGGTGCTTTTCAGATTGCTTCTGCTCATCTTACCAGACTGACCAATCTGCTTTACGAAACCTCTAAGGGTCGTTACGGCAGAGACAACGCCATCCTGTTCAGGGAAACAGCCAGAGCCTCTATCGGTTCGAATATGCCTGTAAAATCTCTGGAACTGAAACACACCCTAAAGCTGATAGGTGAATTAGATGCCGAAATTGATGAAATCGAACAGGAAATAAAACGTATCATGGATGAACTCCATTCCCCTATTCTTACGATTCCTGGAATCAGTTACCGGATGGGCGCCATGATTCTAGCTGAAATCGGTGATTTTTCCCGTTTTGACTCTCCTGATAAGATTCTTGCCTATGCTGGATTATCTCCCTCTACCTACCAATCCGGACAGTTGGAATCTTCTCATTCACATATGGAAAAGCGTGGTTCCAGGTATCTGCGCTACGCACTTTTTAATGCTGCTAAATTTGTCTGTAAGTGGGATCCGGTATTTGCCGCCTATCTTGCAAAAAAGAGGGCGGAGGGTAAGCATTATA
- a CDS encoding ABC transporter substrate-binding protein: protein MKKSLSKKLTVLGLLMVTAAGAAGCSSKPAETKAVETKAEETVAPAGESTSAGGEKASGGDVLKVTYSGTPEIHEKQYLMDSFFKKFEEENNCKVEVDFVAQADAIKKVQSEQEGKNYITDIIYADTANMAPYVNGGWMQNITDLVNSTGSTYTQMFDNSTNKDGIRYFVPMSFDVYVTCANKKALDYLPEGLTEEDVVSGITWEQYAEWAVAIAAGEGEGKTMMPANLTGSQLLYPMGGMSLAYGGGFPEFTSDGFKDALGIIASIAAGNGFYAEQDQYTAPTDPLNSGDVWLTFAHMAPVGASYNAAPNNYVIGAAPKGSKGAGSTSGAWCYGIAQGAPNQELAEKFINYIADPEVNYDFCSNYGGSLSPIEEVGDILGSDDVVMRAGIEMLKTTIVTGVPASEYSDWNAVKLLYGDVFNSVLKNKAVPGEDFLADVQSKMEALKN from the coding sequence ATGAAAAAAAGTTTATCAAAGAAACTGACAGTACTGGGGCTTTTGATGGTGACCGCAGCAGGTGCGGCGGGGTGTTCATCAAAACCGGCTGAGACGAAAGCTGTTGAAACAAAGGCTGAAGAGACTGTGGCTCCGGCAGGGGAAAGTACCAGTGCCGGTGGGGAAAAGGCCTCAGGCGGGGATGTTTTAAAGGTTACATACAGCGGCACACCGGAAATCCATGAAAAACAGTATCTGATGGATTCATTCTTTAAAAAATTTGAGGAAGAAAATAATTGTAAAGTAGAAGTTGATTTTGTAGCACAGGCCGATGCGATCAAGAAGGTTCAATCGGAGCAGGAAGGAAAGAACTACATCACTGATATTATTTATGCGGACACAGCCAATATGGCACCCTATGTCAACGGCGGCTGGATGCAGAATATCACGGATCTGGTCAACAGCACCGGCTCTACTTATACACAGATGTTTGATAATTCTACAAATAAGGATGGAATACGTTACTTTGTCCCCATGAGTTTTGACGTATACGTTACCTGCGCAAACAAAAAGGCCCTGGATTATTTACCGGAAGGACTGACCGAGGAAGATGTTGTTTCCGGTATTACCTGGGAACAGTATGCTGAATGGGCAGTGGCAATCGCGGCAGGCGAAGGGGAAGGCAAAACCATGATGCCGGCCAACTTAACCGGTTCCCAGCTGCTTTACCCCATGGGCGGCATGAGCCTGGCTTATGGCGGCGGATTCCCGGAATTCACATCTGATGGTTTTAAGGACGCTCTCGGCATCATTGCATCAATCGCTGCAGGTAACGGCTTCTATGCGGAGCAGGATCAGTATACGGCTCCCACTGACCCGTTGAACAGCGGCGACGTATGGCTGACATTTGCTCATATGGCTCCGGTGGGCGCAAGCTACAATGCGGCTCCCAACAACTACGTAATTGGTGCGGCTCCCAAAGGCAGCAAGGGCGCAGGCTCGACTTCCGGTGCATGGTGCTATGGGATTGCCCAGGGGGCTCCGAACCAGGAACTGGCTGAGAAGTTTATCAACTATATCGCTGATCCGGAAGTAAACTATGATTTCTGTTCCAACTACGGCGGTTCTTTAAGCCCAATTGAAGAGGTGGGTGATATTCTGGGCTCAGATGACGTTGTCATGAGAGCTGGTATCGAAATGTTGAAAACAACGATTGTTACCGGTGTGCCGGCATCTGAGTATTCCGATTGGAACGCAGTGAAGCTGCTTTATGGAGATGTGTTTAACAGCGTTTTAAAGAACAAGGCAGTTCCCGGGGAGGATTTCCTTGCAGATGTTCAGAGCAAGATGGAGGCATTAAAGAACTGA
- a CDS encoding carbohydrate ABC transporter permease produces MDKLNIVQKTVMAIILATMFLLVAIPLLAFTTVAFSNAAEMTEFPKGLLPKFKVTVKVEANPKEEFEIFYDSGEGYESIITTKRPSKLESHFTRQYAVTVPGEQLMEDFSQTLTDGPMEFTYKKDLFYNFKTFFSIVPNAASALKNSMIVSLYTILISLGVGSLAGFAMARFQFKFKEQINVSLLIVRMFPVVGISIPMAMLLIRFGLFDTRIGLALLYSVPNIALTAWITNSIFIGISKELEEASMIFGAGSVQTFVRITLPLAFPALAASSMYSFLTAWNDTISALILTNKNQTLSLVVYKAIGTTSSGIQYAAAGSIVLILPALVFTFIIRRYIGQMWGGVEL; encoded by the coding sequence ATGGATAAACTGAATATTGTACAGAAAACCGTTATGGCAATCATCTTGGCAACCATGTTTCTGCTGGTGGCAATTCCGCTTCTGGCTTTCACAACGGTTGCATTCTCCAACGCTGCGGAAATGACGGAGTTTCCCAAAGGGCTGCTTCCGAAGTTTAAGGTCACAGTCAAAGTGGAGGCAAACCCGAAAGAAGAGTTTGAGATCTTCTATGACAGTGGGGAAGGTTATGAATCGATTATCACCACGAAAAGACCGTCCAAGCTGGAGTCTCATTTCACCAGACAGTACGCGGTGACTGTTCCCGGCGAGCAGCTTATGGAGGATTTCAGTCAGACCCTGACGGATGGGCCCATGGAATTTACCTATAAAAAAGATTTGTTTTACAATTTTAAAACCTTTTTCAGCATTGTGCCCAATGCTGCTTCAGCGCTTAAAAACAGCATGATAGTTTCCCTTTATACGATTCTGATTTCCCTTGGAGTCGGAAGCCTGGCAGGGTTTGCCATGGCCCGGTTCCAGTTTAAATTCAAGGAGCAGATCAATGTTTCACTCCTCATTGTGAGAATGTTTCCGGTGGTTGGGATCAGCATCCCAATGGCCATGCTGCTGATCAGATTCGGGCTCTTTGATACGAGGATCGGCCTGGCGCTGTTGTATTCGGTTCCCAATATTGCACTGACGGCCTGGATTACCAACAGCATTTTTATCGGCATCAGCAAAGAGCTGGAGGAGGCGTCGATGATCTTTGGGGCGGGCAGTGTACAGACCTTTGTCAGGATCACCCTGCCCCTGGCATTTCCGGCACTGGCTGCCAGTTCCATGTATTCATTTTTGACTGCCTGGAATGATACCATCTCGGCATTGATTCTGACCAATAAAAATCAGACGCTGTCCCTGGTTGTCTACAAGGCAATCGGCACAACGTCAAGCGGCATCCAGTATGCGGCAGCTGGAAGTATCGTGCTGATTCTTCCTGCACTGGTATTTACCTTTATTATCAGAAGATACATCGGACAGATGTGGGGCGGAGTCGAATTATAG